Genomic segment of Aliarcobacter trophiarum LMG 25534:
CAAGTTCAACACCATAGTAAAATGCTGAGTAGTTTTGACCTGAAAAACTAGGTTTTGAACCATGAGTTAAATGTCCTCCATGAGATAAATCCATACCTAAAATTTTATCTCCTGCTTTTAGTAGTGCTGCATATACTGCACCATTTGCTTGGCTTCCACTATGTGGTTGTACATTTGCAAATTTACAATCAAAGATTTTACAAACTCTATCAATTGCTAGTTGTTCTACTTTATCAGCTTGTTCACAACCACCATAATATCTTTTATATGGATAACCTTCTGCATACTTATTTGTAAATACTGAACCCATAGCTTCCATTACTGCTGGAGATGTGAAATTCTCACTTGCAATCATCTCTAAATGGTTTGTCTGTCTAGCTAATTCTGCTTCAACTATTTCAAATACCTCTTTATCCGCTATCTCTAATCTATCATTCTCTATATAACTCATTTTTTGCTCCAGTTTTAATTTTTTAAAATACTAACCTAATTTAAGAGTATAAAACAATCCAAAAATTGCTATTTCTTAATTTTCCGACTTATCTAAACTTTCATCATCATTTAGAGATTTCTTCTCTTTAAGTATGGCAGTTGCAACAATTTCTAAATAAAAACTAGCATAATTTTCACTTTGAGCCAAATCAACACTTTTTATAATATCAGCAAAAAATATCTCTTTTGCATCTTCTTGAGTTTTACCAAATTTGCAATTAAAAAACCAAGAGTTAAAACCATCTGGTAACTTTTTACCTTTCTCTCGTTTGATATATTTTCGTATATCATTTTTTATACTATCAATTTGCCTCTCTCTTGTTTTATTTTGTATATCTATATTAAATACTTTTTTCATCTTAAAATCCTTCATTTATAAAATTGGATTATATCAAGAAATATTTGATATAATCATTGATATTATGATAAAAAGAGAAGATTTGCAGTTTAAAATTACAAATAAGATAAAAAATTTAGAAATAGGTGAGTTAAAAGATAACCTTTTTCACTACTCTTACGACAGTAAGACTCTGAAATCTTTATTTAAAAATAATATTTCAAAAGATGACATCTCTTATATTACGGCTCATAGTAGTTTTAAAGGGGAGATTTATGAAAATATCATATATGAACTTTTGATGGATTATGCTTTAAATAATGAGAAAATAAAAGGCTTTGTACTAAAAGGTCCATACCAAGATATGGAGAATAAGTTTATTAAAAGTGGGCTTTTAATAGATAGAACTTCACAAATAGTTTTTAAATCAGCATATAAAGATATAAGTGAATTTGATGCTATGTTTTTTACAGAGGATAAGCTCTATTTTGTTGAGATGAGTACTTCAAAAAAAACTGCAAGTCTAAATAAAAGATTAGCAAAGAAATATGCACTTTTAAAGATGATATTTCCATATTTAGAGATAAATGCTTTAATTGTTGTAACAACTGGTTCTATTGGTTTAAATAACTTTCCATCTTATGCTACGATTTGGGTAACAAAGGATTTAGATGATGATGAGCTAATAGAAAAAATCATTTTTGCTAAAAAAGTTAAAAATGATTTACAAACTTTAAAAGCTCCAGAAGATAAGAAATATTTAGAAGCCTTTAGTCTAAAATATAAAAAATTTGCATATTTTCCAACTTTGGAGTGGATTTTAAATGGTTCTAGAAAGAACCCAAAATTCAAAGTAGATTTAAGTTTTTTTTCAAACTCTAAGATGAATTTATATTTTGATATTTATACAAAACTATATATTGGTTACTTGAACCTAGAGTGTTTCAAAGTATTCTATAAAGACTTTGATATGGAACTTGAAAATAATAGGGTTTTTGTAACATTAGAAAAGGTTACACAAACTCAGATTGATATAGTATATTATGCAAAATTAAAAAATAAAAAGCTATATAGAATAAGAATTGAAGAGGGATTAACCCCTTCTATAAAAGAGAAAGAACCAGATGGTTTTACAAATGCAGAAGTAAGATTCTTTTCAAAAATTTTAGAGGAGAGACATATTTTAAATGCAAAAGATATAAACCATATTTTAAAAAATATCTCAATAATTGAGTTTAAAAAATGACACTTCTTTTTATATATCTATTTTTGGCACTATTTTTTTCAACACTTTGCTCTATTTTAGAAGCTACTGTATTATCTTCAACTCATACATATATAGAGAGTATGGATAAAAACATATATGAGCAAAAAAGTATAGATTTAGTAAAAGAGATGAAAGATGATATTGATGAATCAATATCTGCAATTTTAACACTAAATACTTTTGCTCATACAATGGGAGCAGCAGGAGTTGGTGCACAAGCTGCTATTGTATTTGGTGAACAGTGGCAAAGTTTAGTAGCATTTATTCTTACTCTATTAGTTTTATATATAACAGAGATATATCCAAAAACTTATGCAGCACTCTATTGGAAGAGATTTTTAATCCCAACAGCATATATAATATCTTTTCTGAAAAAAATAACATATCCATTTATTTGGCTTGGCTCAAAAATTACAAACTATATCAAAAAAGGAGCTTTAATTGAAACAAGTTTTTCAAAAGATGAGATTATTGCTCTAGTGAACTTAAGTGAAAAAGAGGGAACTATTCAAGCAAAAGAGAGCGATTTGATTGAAAATTTGTTTAAGCTAAAAAGTATAAAAACAGAGGATATTATGACACCTAGAAGTGTAGTTTTTGCACTTGAAAAAAAGACTAGCATAAAAGAGGCAGTTGCAAATGATAAAACCTATATTCATTCAAGAATTCCAGTTTACGATACAACTATTGATAATATAGTTGGAATTGTATTTAATCAAACTATTTTAGCAGAGAGAATAAAGAAAAATAAAAATAAAAAACTTGAAGATATTATAATTCCAGTACATAAAGTTTCAGAAACTCTATCTGTTTCAGTTTTGATTGACTCCTTTTTAAGAAGGAAATCGCATCTTTTTATTGTACAAGATAGTTATGGACAAACAAGTGGAGTTGTAACTCTTGAAGATGCTTTAGAGACACTTCTAGGAGTTGAAATAGTAGATGAAATGGATGAAGTTACAGATATGCAAGAGTTTGCAAAAGATGAAAGTAAAAAAAGATTTAGTAAATCTTTATTATATAGTATATAAGAATTTTAAATTATGATATTTAGAGTTGTAGCAATACTTTTTTTACTTGTTTTTGCCTCATTTGAAGCAAAAAAGTTTATTAGTAAAAGTAAAGAAGATTTATCTATTGAAAATATAAAAAAAGAGATAGAGCTTAAAAGTGGAGATATTATTGTAAAAAGAGAAAGCAATGAAATAAGCGATTTTGTAGCAACTTTTGACTCTTCTGATTATTCAAATATCGGTTTAATTATTGATACAAAATATGGTTTTAAAGTAGTACATATAGAGCTTGATGAAAATAGTGATGATTTACAAATATCAGATTTCAATGATTTTGTAAATTTCTCAACTAAAATAGCAGTTTATAGACATAAAGATAAAATAGATATTAAAAAGTTATCAGATATTATAAATGATTTACAAAAATTAAGTACTAAATTTGATTACGATTTCTATTTAAGCAACGAGAAACTCTACTCTACTGAGCTTATAAACTTTATATATTTTAAACTTTTTGATGAGAATTTATATACATATTTATCAAACTTTTATGAAAAAGATGAAATTTCTATAAATAGTATTATAAAAAATCCAAAACTAGAAAAAAAATTTGAAATAGATTTTAAGTTTTAGATTTTTTAATACTTTATTGCTCTTGCCAAAGAAGATCTATTTTTATATCGTAAATATCTGTTCTTTTAGGTTTTATAAAAAATTCATCTATTGTATATTTTGAAATATCAAACTCATCATTTATCTTTTCTATCTCTATTTTTAATTTATCTTCTAAGCTATCTTGTAAAGATTTAAGAGTATCTATTTCACTTTCAACACTTTTTATATCACTTCTCTCTTTTAAAGCTCTACTTACACCTTTTGAGCTTGTTGCAACCTTTGAAATAATTGCTGTTTTACTAGATTTCCCAAAAAAAGCTCCTAAAATTGATGTTCCAATAGAGATGATACTATTTGTTGTTGCACTTGTAGCATCTTGTTGCTCTTTTTCTAATCTATCAAAAAGTTTTGATATTTTTTGCTCCAAGATATTGTTCTCTTTCTCAAATTTTTGTTTTAGCTTTTCTATTTCTAAATCTATTTTTTCGTTTAATCTATCTTGAATTCTTATTTTAAAATCATTTAAACTTTCATGTTGTTTTGATGAGAGTTTTAAAATATCATTTTTAAATAGAGTTAATTTAAAATTTCTATATACATAATCGGCAAAATTTCTTTCTAAAAGTTTTAGCTCTTTTTCATTTTGAATAAAACTAGGTAGTTCATAATAAAAAGAGTTTGTTTTCTCTTTATCCTCAAAGCTATCAATTAAAACATCTTCTCTTTCATCAAAATTTATATCTGTAGCTTTTTCATCTAAATATATTTTAAAATTTATATTTTCTTTTAAATCTACATTTTTTAAGGTATATAAATAGTGAATACTACAAGAAAAAAGTAGATAACCTTGCATATAGTAAGCATTGTTTTGAGAGCTATAACTATATTTTTCTTTTATATTACTTACAAGAATTGGTTTTGATTTACCTTTTGAAACATCAATAAATGGTTCATTTATAGATGTTTTATCTTCTTCTATTTTTACATAATTTTTATTTTTCTTATTTTCCATAAGTTTTTTTATAGCATCTTTACTTAAAGGTCCTTTTAGATACGATAATGCCCATCTTGTTTCAAAAGTTTTGATACTCTCTTCATTTATATTTTTCATAATAAAATTTCTTTTAGGAAGAGACCCTAAAGCTAAAGATAAATCTTGTTTATTTAATCCATCTTCACTAGCACTACTAAGTCCATCTATTACCTTTTCAATATCTTGTTTTGTTTGAAGACGACCAATAAACCAAGTTCCAATATTTGATAAACCTTTGTAATCAATATCCACAGGATTTTGAGTTGAAAGTATAATTCCTATTCCAAAACTTCTTGCTTGTTTTAAGAGAGTTAGCATTGGTTGTTTTGAAGGTGGATTTGCTTGAGGTGGAAAATATCCAAAAATCTCATCCATATAAAGTAGAGCTTTTAAAGATGTTGTTCCCTCTTGTCTTCTCATCCAAGCTAATATTTGATTTAGTAAGATTGTTACAAAAAACATTCTTTGAGAATCATTTAAATGAGCAATTGAGAAGATATTAACTTTTGCTTTTCCACTTTGACTATATAACATTTTTGAAATATCTAAACTTTCACCTTCCAACCATGTACTAAAAGATGGGCTTGCAATAATTGTATTTATTTTTAATGCAAATTTTAATCTATCACTTTGTGCAAAAAAAGTCTCCAAATCAAAAACTCCAATTTTTGAAAAAGGTGGAGTTACTATAAGAGTTATTAGCTCTTCTAAGCTTAAATCTTTTTGTTCTTTGAAATAATTTGTAAAAATTGATGCCAAAAGAATTGACTCTTTTGATGTTTCATCACTTTTATCATCTATTAAAGATAAAATTGAGTGAACAGTAGAGTTTATAATATTAGAAAATAGCTCCATATCTTCCAAAATTTCTATGGTAGGAGCTTTAAAAGAGGATAGGATTGATACTTGAATTCCTGCACTGCTTCCTGGTGTGTATATTGTAAAATCAGCACTATCTTTTAACTTTTTTATTCTACTTAAATCTTGAAAATCTCTTTGTATTCCCTCTTTATAATTTTTTGCAACTTTGATTGCTAACTCTTCTTTAGTTAACCCACTATTTGAAACTTCGCTGTCATCAAGCCAGGGTTCAAAATCAGTGGGGTTTAAATCTGGAAAGTTTAAAAGGAGGTTTGTCATATCACCTTTGGGATCAATGATAATTGAAGGTATTTCATCAATAGCAGCTTCTTCTAAAAGTGTAATTCCAAGTCCTGTTTTACCACTTCCTGTCATTCCAATAATTGCAGCATGAGTTAATAAGTCTTTATTCTGATAAACTAATGGTGTTATTTGGCCATCAATTTTCTCTTTTCCAATATAAAAAAGTTTTAATTTTTCGTAATCAAAAGTACTATTCATAAATGTCCCCAAATAAATTTCAAATATTATAACAAAATAAAATGATTTTTTAAAAAATTATAGTATAATTAGCTAAATTTAAGAAAAGGAGTATTTATGGAACTTGGCAATATCCCAAAAATTGATCAGTTTAGAGATAACAAAGCAGTAGAGATGCAACAGGTAAAATCTACTTCTGATTCAACAAAAACAAGTGAGCAAAAAGAGTTAAAAGAGATCCAAAAACAAGGCATTGATAAGGCAAAAGAGAATCAAAATGTGCAAAAAGCACAAAATGATGTAACTTCAAGTAGTAAATATGAAGTTATGCTTTCAAATACAAATTTTGGATTTAACAATAGCTCTCAAGATTTCTTTGTTAGAGTTGAAAGAGGAAATTCTGAGAATCAATACCCAACAGAGGATATGATGAGGGTAAAAGCTCAAATGATGACTCTACAAAAAGCAGATACAGAATCTTAAAATTTTGGCTTAAAAAATATTTTTTAAGCCAAATCTACTTCAAAACTTATTATAATTTCCCCTTATTTTAAAAGGCTTATAAATGATTAAAAAAATTGATATAAACTCTTTAGTTTTCCAAAATGAACTTGAAAATACAAAAGAGTTTACAAAAGATGTATTAAAAAAATATGATTTAGTTTTCAATCCTGATGATGAAGTGAATTTATCTGTGCAAATGGGACTAGCTAGAAATATGCTTATTTATGGAAAAAGATATTGTCCTTGTTTTATGGTAGTAGAAAATGATGAAGAAAATAGATTGTGTCCTTGTGTACCAGCTTTGAGTAAAGAAATACCAGAAAATGGAAATTGTCACTGTGGAATTTATTGTACAAAAGAGAAATCTAAAGAGTTACTTTCAAGTATTGATACAAATGAGGCTATATCTACACATTTTAGAGGTTTGACAAAACAAGAGTGTGAAGAGCTACTAAATCAAGAGGAGGTAAGTTCGATTGAACTTGAGGCACTTTTAGAAGCAAGAGATATAGGTGCTGTAAATTTCTGTTTAGTTGATACAAGAGAGTGGATGGAGTGGGTAAATGTACGAATAAAAGGTGTTGATTTTTTAGTTCCTACAACTAGCTTTTATAACTCTTTAGAGCAGATAAATGATAAAAAAGATATTCCAATAATTTTATATTGTCATAGTGGAAGTAGAAGTGCTTATTGCCAAAAAATAATGCTAAATATGGGATTCTCAAAAGTTATAAATTTTGATTATGGGATTATTAGTTTTGGAGGAGAGACTTTAAGAGGTGAGCCAAAGTAGTTTTTGGCTCAAATTTTATTTTTTTACAGCTTTTGCATTTGGTAAATCTGTAATAGTTCCTTCAAAAATCTCTGCTGCCATACCAATTGATTCGTGAAGTGTTGGATGAGCATGAATTGTAAGAGCAATATCTTCGGCATCACAATCCATCTCAAGAGCAAGTGAGATCTCTCCTAGAAGTTCTCCAGCATTTTCTCCAACAATCGCTCCCCCTATTAGCTGCTTTGTATTTTTATCAAAGATTAGTTTTGTCATACCTGTAGATGCAACATCACTAGCCAAGGCTCTACCACTGGCATTCCAAGAAAATGAGCTTACTTCATAATCTATTCCAGCTTTTTTTGCATCTATTTCACTCATTCCTGCACTCGCAATTTCTGGGAAAGTATATGCAATAGATGGTATCTGTTTTGGTTCAAAATATACTTTATGACCAGCAATAACTTCAGCCGCAACATGTCCTTCATGTACTGCTTTGTGTGCAAGCATAGGTTGACCAATTATATCTCCAATAGCAAAAATATTAGGCACCTTTGTTCGTAGTTGATTATCAACTTTGATTAAACCACTCTCATCAACTTCAACATTTGTATTTTCAAGTCCAAGTTTATTTCCATTTGCACTTCTTCCAAGAGCAACTAAAACAGCATCATATAAAACACCATCTTTTGGAGCATTTTCCCCTTTGAACTCTACATAAATTCCATCTTGTTTTGGAATTATGCTTTGAGTTTGAGTTTTACTCATGATATTAAATCTATCTTTATTTGCTTTTGTATAGATATTTATAATATCTTTATCTGTTCCGGTCATAAGTTGTTCACCTCTTATAGCAACATCAACTTGGCTTCCAAGAGTTGAATAAACAGTTCCCATCTCAAGACCAATAATTCCTCCACCAAGAATTAAAAGTTTTTTAGGAACTTCCTTTACTTCAAGAGCATCTGTTGAATCCCAAATTCTTGGATCTTCATGAGGAATAAATGGCATTTTTGTACTTTGGCTTCCAGCTGCAATAATACAATTTTCAAAAATAACTTTTGTTTTTTCGCCATTTATAAGCTCTACTTCAACACTATTTTCATCTAAAAATTTTGCAACCCCTTGAATATGTTTTACTTTTCTCATTTTAGCCATTGCGTCTAAACCACCAGTTAGTTTTTTTACAACGCCACTTTTATACTCAGCTATTTTTTTTATATCTATTTTTGGGTTTTCATAAAATATACCAGCTTTTTCTATATGCTTTGCTTCTTCTACAACTTTTGCAACATGTAAAAGGGCTTTTGAAGGAATACATCCAACATTTAAGCAAACTCCACCTAAAGTTGAATATCTCTCTACAATTATAGTTTCAAGCCCTAAATCAGCACATCTAAAAGCAGCTGAATATCCACCAGGACCTGCACCAATAACTAAAACTTGAGTTTTTACTTCATTCATTTCTAAAACTCCTTACATGCTTAAAAGTCGTAAATCACTTAGGATTTGACTTAGAGTTGTTGTAAATCTAGCTCCATCTGCACCATCTATTACTTTATGGTCATATGAGAGACTTAAAGGTAAAATCAATCTTGGTTTAAAATCAGAACCATCATAAATAGGTTTTATAGATGATTTTGAAACTCCTAAAATTGCAACTTCTGGAGAGTTTATTATTGGCGTAAAGTATGTTCCACCAATTCCACCTAGACTTGAAATTGTAAAGCATCCACCACTCATATCTGCATTTGTTAATTTTCCATCTCTAGCTTTTTTAGATAGTTCTGATAACTCAATAGCTATATCTTTGAAACCTTTTTTATCAACATCTTTAATAACTGGAACAAGTAAACCATTTGGAGTATCAACGGCAACTCCAATATTGAAGTACTCTTTCATAATCAACTCTTGTCCATCAGCACTTAAACTTGAGTTAAATTTTGGATGAATTTTTAGAGCTTTTTCAACAGCTTTTATTATAAATACAAGAGGTGAAAGTTTGAAATCCTTTGCAATCTCATTTTGCTCTTTTCTAAACTTCTCAAGCTCTGTAATATCACACTCATCAAACTGTGTAACATGTGGAGAAGCGAGATAGTTTTTGTGTAAAAATGGACCAGATACTTTTTGTACACGACTCAGTTCTACTCTTTTTACTTTTCCAAATTGTGAGAAATCTATCTCTTTTATTTCAGGAAGATTAAATCCAAAACCAACTCCTGTTGCACTTGCTGGTTTATTTAGTTGCTCTTTTACATAGGCTTTTATATCTTCAACTGTAATTCGTCCTTTTTTTGCACTACCTTTTACAAAGCCTAAGTCAACTCCAAACTCTCTTGAAACTCTTCTTACACTAGGACTTGCATATACTTTTGTAGCCTTTTTAGATAAAACATTGCTCTCTTCTTGCTCTATACTTCTAGCTGCAACTTCTTGAATAGTTGGTATTGGACAAGATGCTTTTTCTACTATTTTTTCATCTTCTACTATTTTTGCTAAAGGAGTTGGAACTTTATCTTCAATAACAACCGTTTTTATAACTTTTGCTATTAAATCGCCACCATTTATTTTTTGACCTTTTTCTACAAAAATCTCTATAACTTCACCACCAAATGGAGCTGGTACATCCATAGATGCTTTTTCTGTTTCAAGAGTAATAATACTATAATCTTTTACAATAATATCTCCCACATGAATCATAACATCTATTAAATCAACGTCTTTATCCGCCCCTAAATCTGGAACTCTTACCTCTTCTAGTACAGATTTTATAGTTTGTTCTTTTACAAATTGTGTTGGTGATGTGATTTTAGACTCATCATCTTTTGGAGAAGCTATAGGCTCTTTTTCGTTTTCATTTGATGAACTTGGAACTTCATTTATAGATTCTTCTGTAGATTCAACCTTTACAATTAAATCTCCACTATTTACCTTATCTCCAACTTTTACTAAAATCTCAACAACTTTTCCTTTATAGGGAGTTGGAACATCCATAGAAGCTTTTTCAGTCTCAAGAGTTATTAATCCATCTTCAACTTCAACTATATCTCCAACTTTAACCATGATGTCTATTAAATCAACATCTTTATCAGCACCTAAATCAGGAATAAAAATATCTTTTATATTTGCCATTTTTTACTCCTTAAGCATGTAAAGGATTGATTCTATTTGCATCAATCTCATATTTTTTCATAGCTTCAATAGCCACTTTTTTATCTATTTTACCATTTCTTGCAAGTTCAGCTAAAGTTGTATAAATTATAAAGTTTGTATCAACTTCAAAGAATTTTCTTAAATTCTCTCTACTATCACTTCTTCCAAACCCATCTGTACCTAAAGCTTTAAAGCTTCCTTTTACATAAGGTCTTAATTGCTCTGAATAAGCTTTTATATAATCAGTTGC
This window contains:
- a CDS encoding ferredoxin-thioredoxin reductase catalytic domain-containing protein — protein: MIKKIDINSLVFQNELENTKEFTKDVLKKYDLVFNPDDEVNLSVQMGLARNMLIYGKRYCPCFMVVENDEENRLCPCVPALSKEIPENGNCHCGIYCTKEKSKELLSSIDTNEAISTHFRGLTKQECEELLNQEEVSSIELEALLEARDIGAVNFCLVDTREWMEWVNVRIKGVDFLVPTTSFYNSLEQINDKKDIPIILYCHSGSRSAYCQKIMLNMGFSKVINFDYGIISFGGETLRGEPK
- a CDS encoding CNNM domain-containing protein, which codes for MTLLFIYLFLALFFSTLCSILEATVLSSTHTYIESMDKNIYEQKSIDLVKEMKDDIDESISAILTLNTFAHTMGAAGVGAQAAIVFGEQWQSLVAFILTLLVLYITEIYPKTYAALYWKRFLIPTAYIISFLKKITYPFIWLGSKITNYIKKGALIETSFSKDEIIALVNLSEKEGTIQAKESDLIENLFKLKSIKTEDIMTPRSVVFALEKKTSIKEAVANDKTYIHSRIPVYDTTIDNIVGIVFNQTILAERIKKNKNKKLEDIIIPVHKVSETLSVSVLIDSFLRRKSHLFIVQDSYGQTSGVVTLEDALETLLGVEIVDEMDEVTDMQEFAKDESKKRFSKSLLYSI
- a CDS encoding ATP-binding protein produces the protein MNSTFDYEKLKLFYIGKEKIDGQITPLVYQNKDLLTHAAIIGMTGSGKTGLGITLLEEAAIDEIPSIIIDPKGDMTNLLLNFPDLNPTDFEPWLDDSEVSNSGLTKEELAIKVAKNYKEGIQRDFQDLSRIKKLKDSADFTIYTPGSSAGIQVSILSSFKAPTIEILEDMELFSNIINSTVHSILSLIDDKSDETSKESILLASIFTNYFKEQKDLSLEELITLIVTPPFSKIGVFDLETFFAQSDRLKFALKINTIIASPSFSTWLEGESLDISKMLYSQSGKAKVNIFSIAHLNDSQRMFFVTILLNQILAWMRRQEGTTSLKALLYMDEIFGYFPPQANPPSKQPMLTLLKQARSFGIGIILSTQNPVDIDYKGLSNIGTWFIGRLQTKQDIEKVIDGLSSASEDGLNKQDLSLALGSLPKRNFIMKNINEESIKTFETRWALSYLKGPLSKDAIKKLMENKKNKNYVKIEEDKTSINEPFIDVSKGKSKPILVSNIKEKYSYSSQNNAYYMQGYLLFSCSIHYLYTLKNVDLKENINFKIYLDEKATDINFDEREDVLIDSFEDKEKTNSFYYELPSFIQNEKELKLLERNFADYVYRNFKLTLFKNDILKLSSKQHESLNDFKIRIQDRLNEKIDLEIEKLKQKFEKENNILEQKISKLFDRLEKEQQDATSATTNSIISIGTSILGAFFGKSSKTAIISKVATSSKGVSRALKERSDIKSVESEIDTLKSLQDSLEDKLKIEIEKINDEFDISKYTIDEFFIKPKRTDIYDIKIDLLWQEQ
- a CDS encoding dihydrolipoyllysine-residue acetyltransferase, translating into MANIKDIFIPDLGADKDVDLIDIMVKVGDIVEVEDGLITLETEKASMDVPTPYKGKVVEILVKVGDKVNSGDLIVKVESTEESINEVPSSSNENEKEPIASPKDDESKITSPTQFVKEQTIKSVLEEVRVPDLGADKDVDLIDVMIHVGDIIVKDYSIITLETEKASMDVPAPFGGEVIEIFVEKGQKINGGDLIAKVIKTVVIEDKVPTPLAKIVEDEKIVEKASCPIPTIQEVAARSIEQEESNVLSKKATKVYASPSVRRVSREFGVDLGFVKGSAKKGRITVEDIKAYVKEQLNKPASATGVGFGFNLPEIKEIDFSQFGKVKRVELSRVQKVSGPFLHKNYLASPHVTQFDECDITELEKFRKEQNEIAKDFKLSPLVFIIKAVEKALKIHPKFNSSLSADGQELIMKEYFNIGVAVDTPNGLLVPVIKDVDKKGFKDIAIELSELSKKARDGKLTNADMSGGCFTISSLGGIGGTYFTPIINSPEVAILGVSKSSIKPIYDGSDFKPRLILPLSLSYDHKVIDGADGARFTTTLSQILSDLRLLSM
- a CDS encoding DUF6172 family protein, with amino-acid sequence MKKVFNIDIQNKTRERQIDSIKNDIRKYIKREKGKKLPDGFNSWFFNCKFGKTQEDAKEIFFADIIKSVDLAQSENYASFYLEIVATAILKEKKSLNDDESLDKSEN
- a CDS encoding C40 family peptidase; translated protein: MIFRVVAILFLLVFASFEAKKFISKSKEDLSIENIKKEIELKSGDIIVKRESNEISDFVATFDSSDYSNIGLIIDTKYGFKVVHIELDENSDDLQISDFNDFVNFSTKIAVYRHKDKIDIKKLSDIINDLQKLSTKFDYDFYLSNEKLYSTELINFIYFKLFDENLYTYLSNFYEKDEISINSIIKNPKLEKKFEIDFKF
- the lpdA gene encoding dihydrolipoyl dehydrogenase; amino-acid sequence: MNEVKTQVLVIGAGPGGYSAAFRCADLGLETIIVERYSTLGGVCLNVGCIPSKALLHVAKVVEEAKHIEKAGIFYENPKIDIKKIAEYKSGVVKKLTGGLDAMAKMRKVKHIQGVAKFLDENSVEVELINGEKTKVIFENCIIAAGSQSTKMPFIPHEDPRIWDSTDALEVKEVPKKLLILGGGIIGLEMGTVYSTLGSQVDVAIRGEQLMTGTDKDIINIYTKANKDRFNIMSKTQTQSIIPKQDGIYVEFKGENAPKDGVLYDAVLVALGRSANGNKLGLENTNVEVDESGLIKVDNQLRTKVPNIFAIGDIIGQPMLAHKAVHEGHVAAEVIAGHKVYFEPKQIPSIAYTFPEIASAGMSEIDAKKAGIDYEVSSFSWNASGRALASDVASTGMTKLIFDKNTKQLIGGAIVGENAGELLGEISLALEMDCDAEDIALTIHAHPTLHESIGMAAEIFEGTITDLPNAKAVKK